One genomic window of Candidatus Scalindua japonica includes the following:
- a CDS encoding mechanosensitive ion channel domain-containing protein — protein sequence MKIMYRQNILMVFILVWSMGDINLSAQEVSPPTGSTDIVSSYSAEVLNVHKVSTLITEIEGKTELDEALRAKLLEKYRAALYQLALSQQHKNETEILKRYIEATPEETRKLREQLLEAQKSDIQNKPLPADISEYTTSRELELRLAKEQADLTALKNKVTGIKAEIQQLQMRPDNIQSELVDAKQRLDEYTETLKAGLLNEENPTESNARIILLQARQSSALHEINKLEQELMSHDVKRELLLVTRDVFNIKVSYTEHIVKAIEDMVNQFREKEVKQASLAAEADKHKAIDKHPAVKGLAGENAEYTSELTDVAHYISKITPQRTSLSDHLKQLKLDYENAKKQIEIAGNVDEALVQIMLDQRRRLPDLNGKRKINEEIRKKVIAARLRRFRLDEQIRPMSNIPLEAARIMSEKVQKPVLEADGKDIENEITVLLTKKSELLSKLDAAYGSLLKSLGEFHSELNQYIENVQVYASFMDEQLMWVPSSPPFSKLTWHKLISSFNWLFSPYNWKELGIASLSIFTNAPVLSGIAILIAFWLFSTRIKLKKGLEAISNNIGKISTDHFKHTLLALLITILSAIPFPFILVFFSWQLLKIEESVEFVKACGFGLLFTSWFMLSFQFFRAVCYKKGLGETHFKWKKTTLKVLRNNLFWLLMIVSIASFFTTLVEYQSNNNFRDSLGRLGFIIGMAAFTVFIQRVIQPKKGIFGNIISENPNGWLTRMTWLWYPAAVLLPVSLVGLAAFGYYYVAYQLGLKLLQTLWILFGAVIAYYIGIRWFYIKERKLALEQALERRKAAAAAKSVAEGTIEITEVALPQFEEPVVNLSAVKEQTRNLLRSFIGFSVIIGIWIIWATVLPALNVLYKINLWSHTVVIDGSPALQWVTLFHLMLCLVVGVTTAVVAKNLPGVLEIAILQNLPIQTGSRYAITSISQYIIVTIGLVSISKIMGVNWAQFGWLFAALSVGIGFGLQEIVANFVCGIVLFIERPIRVGDIITVSDVSGTVTKIQIRATTITNWDRQEFVVPNKEFITGRILNWTLSNTTNRFTIDVGIAYGSDVERARELLLQIAGEHPAVLKDPAPFAMFQKFEDSSLHMSLRCYLPNLDKRLATIHELHSDIHRRFKEAGIEIAFPQRDIHVKNTDNVVKESEGQQFREK from the coding sequence ATGAAAATTATGTATCGACAAAATATTTTGATGGTTTTCATCCTGGTATGGAGTATGGGGGACATTAATTTGTCTGCCCAGGAGGTAAGTCCACCAACTGGTTCTACTGATATTGTGTCATCATACTCCGCTGAAGTACTGAATGTCCACAAAGTCAGCACTTTGATTACCGAAATCGAAGGTAAAACGGAGCTTGATGAGGCCCTTCGCGCAAAATTGCTTGAAAAGTATCGCGCGGCATTGTATCAACTGGCGTTATCTCAACAACACAAAAATGAAACAGAAATTTTAAAACGTTATATCGAGGCCACTCCGGAAGAGACCAGAAAACTCCGGGAACAGTTACTGGAGGCTCAAAAATCTGATATTCAAAATAAACCGTTACCTGCTGATATATCCGAATATACAACATCCAGGGAATTGGAGTTAAGGCTTGCTAAAGAACAGGCTGACCTGACAGCTCTAAAGAACAAAGTGACTGGTATTAAAGCGGAAATACAGCAACTCCAGATGCGGCCGGACAATATACAGAGTGAATTGGTTGATGCGAAACAAAGGCTTGACGAATATACTGAAACTCTCAAAGCCGGTTTGCTTAACGAAGAGAACCCAACAGAATCGAATGCACGTATAATACTGCTACAAGCCAGACAAAGCTCAGCTTTACATGAAATTAACAAGCTCGAACAAGAACTAATGAGCCACGATGTGAAAAGAGAATTACTGCTGGTAACACGAGATGTTTTCAATATAAAGGTATCATACACAGAGCACATTGTAAAAGCTATTGAGGATATGGTAAACCAGTTTCGTGAGAAAGAAGTTAAACAAGCCAGTTTAGCTGCTGAAGCTGATAAACATAAAGCTATAGACAAGCACCCTGCCGTAAAAGGACTTGCGGGAGAAAATGCAGAGTATACTTCCGAATTAACAGATGTGGCTCATTATATTAGTAAAATTACTCCACAACGGACATCACTCAGCGATCATCTCAAACAACTCAAACTTGATTACGAAAACGCGAAAAAACAGATTGAAATCGCAGGTAACGTGGATGAAGCCCTGGTACAGATCATGCTCGATCAACGAAGAAGATTACCGGATTTAAACGGCAAGAGAAAAATCAATGAGGAAATAAGAAAGAAAGTTATTGCGGCAAGATTGAGAAGATTCCGGTTAGATGAACAAATCAGACCAATGAGTAATATTCCTCTGGAAGCAGCACGTATTATGAGCGAAAAAGTGCAAAAGCCTGTTCTTGAGGCAGACGGGAAGGATATTGAGAATGAAATTACCGTCCTTTTAACTAAAAAAAGTGAACTTCTTAGTAAATTAGATGCCGCCTATGGAAGTCTGCTTAAATCACTGGGAGAATTTCATTCAGAGTTGAATCAATACATAGAAAATGTTCAGGTTTATGCTTCTTTTATGGATGAGCAATTAATGTGGGTACCCAGTTCACCACCATTTAGCAAGTTAACATGGCATAAACTGATTAGTTCATTTAACTGGTTATTTTCGCCGTATAATTGGAAAGAACTGGGCATTGCCAGTTTGAGCATCTTTACTAATGCTCCGGTGTTATCCGGGATAGCCATATTAATAGCATTCTGGCTGTTTTCTACTAGAATCAAGCTCAAGAAAGGGCTGGAGGCGATATCCAATAACATAGGAAAAATATCTACAGATCATTTTAAACATACACTTCTTGCCTTATTAATAACCATATTATCAGCTATCCCTTTTCCGTTCATTCTTGTATTTTTCTCCTGGCAGCTGTTGAAGATCGAAGAGTCTGTTGAATTTGTCAAGGCATGTGGATTTGGACTGCTTTTCACCAGCTGGTTCATGCTGAGTTTTCAATTTTTCAGAGCTGTCTGTTATAAAAAGGGTCTTGGTGAAACTCACTTCAAGTGGAAAAAAACCACGTTGAAAGTTCTTCGTAATAATCTGTTCTGGCTGCTTATGATTGTCTCCATAGCAAGTTTCTTCACTACCCTGGTAGAATACCAGAGCAATAATAACTTCCGTGACAGCCTGGGGCGATTAGGTTTTATAATAGGGATGGCTGCTTTTACCGTTTTTATACAAAGGGTAATTCAACCCAAAAAAGGTATTTTTGGAAACATAATCTCTGAAAATCCTAATGGATGGTTGACCCGCATGACGTGGCTCTGGTATCCTGCCGCAGTACTACTGCCTGTATCACTTGTAGGATTGGCAGCTTTTGGCTATTACTATGTCGCTTATCAGTTAGGTCTTAAGTTACTGCAAACCCTGTGGATACTATTTGGGGCAGTCATTGCCTATTATATAGGTATCAGATGGTTCTACATAAAGGAGAGGAAACTTGCACTTGAGCAGGCGTTGGAAAGACGAAAAGCCGCTGCTGCCGCAAAGAGCGTCGCAGAAGGGACAATTGAAATAACAGAAGTCGCGTTGCCACAATTTGAAGAACCTGTTGTTAATCTTTCAGCAGTAAAAGAACAGACAAGAAATCTACTCAGGTCTTTTATCGGTTTTTCCGTGATCATTGGAATCTGGATAATCTGGGCTACCGTATTGCCCGCACTTAATGTCCTCTATAAAATTAATCTCTGGTCACACACTGTGGTGATTGACGGTAGTCCGGCGCTACAATGGGTTACCCTCTTTCATTTAATGCTCTGTCTGGTTGTAGGAGTGACTACGGCTGTCGTTGCAAAAAACCTTCCTGGCGTTCTCGAAATCGCTATTCTCCAGAACCTGCCGATTCAGACGGGAAGTCGCTACGCCATTACATCGATCAGCCAATACATTATCGTCACTATAGGTTTAGTCTCGATATCTAAGATTATGGGAGTGAACTGGGCACAATTCGGTTGGTTGTTCGCGGCCCTCAGCGTTGGTATCGGATTTGGCCTGCAGGAAATAGTTGCAAACTTTGTGTGTGGTATTGTGTTGTTTATAGAACGTCCTATACGTGTGGGCGATATCATAACCGTTTCAGATGTGTCAGGGACTGTCACTAAAATCCAGATTCGAGCTACAACAATCACCAATTGGGATCGTCAGGAATTCGTAGTGCCTAATAAGGAATTCATCACCGGGCGTATTCTTAACTGGACTCTCTCTAACACCACAAATAGATTCACTATTGATGTGGGCATCGCCTATGGATCTGACGTGGAGCGCGCACGAGAACTGCTTTTGCAGATTGCTGGTGAACACCCTGCGGTCCTGAAGGACCCTGCTCCTTTCGCAATGTTCCAGAAATTTGAGGACAGCTCATTGCACATGTCTTTGCGTTGCTACTTGCCAAATCTGGATAAACGCCTGGCAACAATTCATGAACTCCACTCTGATATCCACAGAAGATTTAAAGAGGCAGGTATAGAGATCGCATTCCCTCAACGTGATATTCATGTAAAAAACACTGATAATGTTGTTAAAGAATCTGAAGGTCAACAATTCAGAGAAAAATAA
- the glgP gene encoding alpha-glucan family phosphorylase: MNGKIAYFSMEIALKSGMPTYSGGLGVLAGDTIRSASDLKIPLVAVSLLYRKGYFYQRLDSSGWQTEEPVEWVVEDFLVEMAERVTVTIEGRMVYLRAWKYDMKGINDFTVPVYFLDTDLEENSQWDRNLTDFLYGGDDHYRICQEVILGIGGVKMLRSLGYHDIERFHMNEGHPSLLTLELLDEEANKAGRTSIITEDVEAVRKSCVFTTHTPVSAGHDRFAMDLVTRVLGNREVLDMKDVFCCGGLLNMTYLALNLSHYVNGVAKKHGEVSRHMFTNYIIDSITNGVHAETWTSQPIQDLFDCYIPGWREDNASLRYALNIPKDELSVAHAKAKRLLIQYVNHQTNAGMDEDIFTIGFARRAAAYKRGDLLFQDLERLREISSQVGLFQVIYSGKAHPKDVGGKELIKRIHQLKSMLKGDIRIAYIPNYNMELGKMITSGVDLWLNTPQPPLEASGTSGMKAALNGVPSLSILDGWWLEGYIKDVTGWSIDSNDQDMDGVSDRSKDALSLYNKLSEIIPLFYRKQKHYVDIMKNCIAINGSFFNTQRMLQQYIVKAYFL; the protein is encoded by the coding sequence ATGAATGGTAAAATTGCATATTTCTCTATGGAAATAGCCTTGAAATCAGGGATGCCAACCTATAGCGGAGGATTGGGTGTGTTGGCAGGAGATACAATACGTTCAGCTTCCGATCTTAAAATACCTTTGGTAGCTGTATCACTACTGTATAGAAAGGGTTATTTTTATCAAAGGCTGGATTCCAGTGGATGGCAGACTGAAGAACCCGTGGAATGGGTTGTTGAAGACTTTCTTGTAGAGATGGCGGAGAGAGTCACTGTGACCATAGAGGGTCGTATGGTATATCTTCGTGCCTGGAAGTATGATATGAAAGGTATCAACGACTTTACGGTCCCTGTTTATTTCCTGGATACTGATCTTGAAGAAAATTCTCAATGGGATAGAAACTTAACGGATTTTCTTTATGGCGGAGATGACCATTATCGCATTTGCCAGGAAGTAATCCTTGGTATTGGTGGCGTGAAAATGCTCCGATCACTTGGATATCATGATATTGAACGATTTCATATGAATGAAGGGCATCCAAGCCTTCTGACATTAGAACTTCTGGATGAGGAAGCTAATAAGGCAGGGAGAACATCCATAATAACCGAAGATGTTGAAGCGGTACGGAAAAGCTGTGTCTTTACTACGCATACACCTGTCTCCGCAGGACATGATCGGTTTGCTATGGATCTGGTGACGCGTGTTCTGGGGAATCGGGAAGTTCTTGACATGAAAGATGTATTTTGCTGTGGTGGACTTTTAAATATGACGTATTTAGCGCTTAACTTAAGTCATTATGTCAATGGTGTTGCCAAAAAGCATGGCGAAGTATCACGTCATATGTTTACAAACTATATAATTGACTCCATTACAAACGGTGTTCATGCTGAGACATGGACATCTCAGCCCATACAGGACTTATTCGATTGTTATATTCCGGGATGGAGAGAGGACAATGCCAGTTTACGGTATGCTTTGAATATCCCAAAAGATGAATTATCGGTTGCTCATGCTAAAGCAAAGAGATTACTGATTCAGTATGTAAACCATCAGACAAATGCAGGAATGGATGAGGATATTTTCACCATAGGATTTGCAAGACGGGCAGCAGCTTACAAAAGAGGAGATCTCCTTTTTCAAGACCTTGAGAGGCTCAGAGAAATTTCATCTCAAGTCGGTCTTTTTCAGGTTATCTATTCAGGGAAAGCCCACCCAAAAGATGTAGGCGGCAAGGAACTTATCAAACGGATTCATCAATTGAAAAGTATGTTGAAGGGAGACATCAGGATTGCATATATTCCGAATTATAACATGGAACTTGGCAAGATGATTACTTCCGGTGTCGATCTCTGGCTCAATACTCCACAACCCCCTCTTGAAGCGTCTGGAACAAGTGGAATGAAGGCTGCATTGAATGGTGTGCCCAGCCTCAGTATTCTGGATGGCTGGTGGCTTGAAGGCTACATTAAAGATGTAACAGGGTGGTCTATTGACAGCAACGACCAAGATATGGATGGCGTCAGTGACCGGTCAAAAGATGCACTGTCTTTATACAATAAACTTTCTGAAATTATTCCACTATTCTACCGAAAGCAGAAGCACTATGTTGACATCATGAAGAATTGTATTGCAATAAACGGTTCATTTTTTAATACACAGAGAATGTTACAGCAGTACATTGTGAAAGCCTATTTCCTGTAA